The following proteins come from a genomic window of Eulemur rufifrons isolate Redbay chromosome 24, OSU_ERuf_1, whole genome shotgun sequence:
- the ZNF260 gene encoding zinc finger protein 260: MHTGEKLHECTECGKVFTRVSSLTLHLRSHTGKKLHKCNKKCGKAFSQKGSFLSHQKHHTGEKPYECEKASIQMPTPNKHQNNHTGNKPYACKECGKAFNGKSYLTEHEKIHTGEKPFECNQCGRAFSQKQYLIKHQNIHSGKKPFKCNECGKAFSQKENLIIHQRIHTGEKPYECKGCGKAFIQKSSLIRHQRSHTGEKPYTCKECGKAFSGKSNLTEHEKIHIGEKPYKCNECGTIFRQKQYLIKHHNIHTGEKPYECNKCGKAFSRITSLIVHVRIHTGDKPYECKVCGKAFCQSSSLTVHMRSHTGEKPYGCNECGKAFSQFSTLALHMRIHTGEKPYQCSECGKAFSQKSHHIRHQRIHTH; this comes from the coding sequence ATGCATACCGGCGAGAAATTACATGAATGTACTGAATGTGGTAAAGTGTTCACTCGAGTCTCATCCCTTACTCTCCATTTGAGAAGTCACACAGGCAAGAAATtgcataaatgtaataaaaaatgtggaaaagccttcagccAGAAGGGAAGCTTcctttctcatcagaaacatcatactggagagaaaccttatgaatgtgaGAAAGCTTCTATTCAGATGCCAACCCCCAATAAGCACCAGAATAATCATACAGGAAACAAACCTTACgcatgtaaggaatgtgggaaggcctttaaTGGCAAATCATATCTCACTGAGCAtgagaaaattcatactggagagaaaccatttGAATGTAATCAATGTGGAAGAGCCTTCAGCCAGAAGCAATACCTCATTAAACATCAGAACATCCATAGTGGAAAGAAACCTTTTAAATGTAATgagtgtggaaaagcctttagcCAGAAGGAAAACCTCATTATCCATCAGAgaatccatactggagagaaaccttatgaatgtaaagGGTGTGGGAAAGCTTTTATTCAGAAGTCAAGCCTCATTAGACACCAGAgaagtcatactggagagaaaccctatacgtgtaaggaatgtggaaaagccttcagtgGTAAATCAAATCTCACTGAGCATGAGAAAATTCATattggagagaaaccctataaatgtaatgaatgtggaacaATCTTCAGGCAGAAACAATACCTCATTAAACATCACAacattcatacaggagagaaaccctatgaatgtaataaatgtggaaaagccttttcTCGGATCACATCACTTATTGTACATGTGAGAATTCATACAGGTGACAAGCCTTATGAATGTAAGGTATGTGGGAAAGCCTTCTGTCAAAGCTCATCTCTTACTGTGCACATGAGAAGCCATACAGGTGAAAAACCCTATGgttgtaatgaatgtgggaaagccttttcTCAGTTCTCAACTCTTGCTCTGCATATGAGAATCCATACTGGTGAAAAACCTTATCAGtgtagtgaatgtgggaaagctttcagCCAAAAGTCACATCATATTAGacaccagagaattcatactCATTAA